In one Neobacillus sp. WH10 genomic region, the following are encoded:
- a CDS encoding AmiS/UreI family transporter gives MGFVGLFLSGAVLFLNSLMLLGKADGKSVGVFNLFVGIIQIIIPFYLLIVSDQNNWELYNDASIFLFGLTYLYLGITLLKGLEGNGLGWFCLWVAIIAVVYTITSIVHFHDVVNALTWGMWAFLWFLFFLSNTLKKKIDAYIGIVAFVQSWVTLTIPSILYFLGLWNTPFVVQIWTYVLIVSIFTFVVASLFKLKLAKKQGEGSFASL, from the coding sequence GTGGGTTTTGTAGGTTTATTTCTTTCTGGTGCTGTCTTATTTCTAAACAGTCTTATGTTGTTAGGGAAGGCAGATGGAAAGAGTGTTGGGGTTTTTAATCTTTTTGTAGGAATCATTCAAATTATTATTCCCTTTTATTTACTTATTGTTTCGGATCAGAATAATTGGGAACTTTATAATGATGCGTCAATATTTTTATTTGGCTTAACCTATTTATATTTAGGTATAACCTTATTAAAGGGGCTAGAGGGCAATGGTCTGGGGTGGTTTTGCCTATGGGTGGCTATTATTGCGGTCGTTTATACCATTACATCTATTGTCCATTTTCATGATGTAGTAAATGCATTAACATGGGGAATGTGGGCATTTTTATGGTTTCTCTTCTTTTTATCCAATACGCTTAAAAAGAAAATTGATGCTTACATTGGAATTGTGGCTTTCGTTCAGTCGTGGGTAACACTAACAATCCCATCGATCCTTTACTTTTTAGGTCTCTGGAATACACCATTTGTGGTACAAATCTGGACTTACGTTTTAATCGTATCTATTTTCACTTTTGTTGTTGCCAGCCTTTTCAAATTGAAACTAGCCAAGAAGCAAGGGGAAGGTTCTTTTGCTTCTTTATGA
- a CDS encoding metal-dependent hydrolase, which yields MNGTAHATFGAATGFIVANTFHTSPSTTLLLVGLGGVSGLIPDLDIDGSLRGKITLSHKVIRTVAQLIGALMIFYSFYGGSSKEKWLGIGIGLAMMVVASMIKQKHMLTITGVGVLVGGFSLQELWLILLGIYILIASFVSHRSYTHSILGAIFFGIIASKLEESLGIDGVFYACLAGYISHLIADLKILPFNKRGIKLFLPVSSKEI from the coding sequence TTGAATGGAACAGCACATGCAACATTTGGAGCAGCGACAGGATTTATCGTTGCAAACACTTTTCATACTTCTCCCTCTACGACACTCTTATTAGTTGGATTAGGAGGAGTATCTGGTTTAATCCCTGATCTTGACATTGATGGGAGTCTTCGAGGAAAAATTACCTTATCCCATAAGGTAATTCGAACAGTTGCCCAACTAATTGGGGCTTTGATGATCTTTTATAGTTTTTATGGTGGCAGCTCTAAAGAGAAATGGCTTGGTATCGGTATTGGATTGGCTATGATGGTCGTAGCGTCGATGATCAAGCAAAAGCACATGTTAACGATCACAGGAGTTGGTGTACTTGTGGGCGGATTCTCCTTACAAGAACTATGGCTGATACTGCTTGGGATTTATATTCTAATTGCGTCATTTGTCTCTCACCGCAGCTATACTCATTCTATATTAGGAGCTATTTTCTTCGGGATCATCGCTTCTAAATTAGAAGAATCCCTCGGAATTGACGGTGTGTTCTATGCCTGCCTTGCAGGATACATCAGTCATTTGATCGCAGATCTTAAAATCCTGCCATTTAATAAACGGGGAATAAAACTGTTCTTACCTGTTTCATCGAAAGAAATATAG
- a CDS encoding FMN-dependent NADH-azoreductase, whose translation MNILVVKANNRPASEAVSSKMYETFMENLEGVNVTTYDVFAEDMPYFGQDLFNAFGKMQSGEELIDVEQRILAAKQKAMDALKAADVVVFAFPLWNLTIPAKLQTFIDYVYAAGFTFKYNENGQLVSLMTDKKAVILSARGGIYSTPETAPMEMAATYMKNVVGGVFGMEIVDEVIIEGHNAAPDQAQTIIAEGLAKVAEVAKSFSAVTA comes from the coding sequence ATGAATATACTAGTAGTTAAAGCAAATAACCGTCCAGCTTCAGAAGCAGTTTCTAGTAAAATGTATGAAACTTTCATGGAGAACTTAGAAGGTGTAAATGTAACAACTTACGATGTTTTCGCTGAGGATATGCCTTACTTCGGTCAGGATTTATTCAACGCTTTTGGTAAAATGCAATCAGGCGAAGAGTTAATAGACGTAGAACAACGTATTTTAGCTGCAAAACAAAAAGCAATGGATGCTTTAAAGGCAGCCGACGTAGTGGTATTTGCTTTCCCTCTATGGAACTTAACTATCCCAGCTAAATTACAAACGTTTATCGACTATGTATATGCAGCTGGTTTTACTTTCAAATATAACGAAAATGGCCAATTAGTCAGCTTAATGACTGATAAAAAAGCCGTAATTCTAAGTGCACGCGGCGGCATATACTCAACACCAGAGACAGCACCAATGGAAATGGCAGCTACTTACATGAAAAACGTTGTTGGCGGCGTATTCGGAATGGAAATTGTTGATGAAGTTATTATCGAAGGTCATAATGCAGCTCCAGATCAAGCTCAAACCATTATTGCGGAAGGCTTGGCAAAAGTTGCAGAGGTAGCAAAAAGTTTTTCTGCAGTGACAGCTTAA
- a CDS encoding multidrug efflux SMR transporter, whose product MDWIYLILAGGFEVVGVAGMNRVIKYKNVQSYMILFIGFILSFSFLGLAMKTLSLGLSYAVWTGIGTIGGTIVGMVFYGESKDWKRILFIGMILTAVIGLKLTS is encoded by the coding sequence ATGGATTGGATCTACCTAATATTGGCTGGCGGTTTTGAAGTGGTTGGGGTTGCAGGTATGAACAGAGTCATTAAATATAAAAACGTTCAGTCCTACATGATCTTGTTTATTGGATTTATATTAAGTTTTAGTTTTCTGGGTCTTGCTATGAAAACTCTCTCTCTCGGACTTTCATATGCTGTTTGGACCGGGATTGGCACAATAGGTGGAACAATCGTAGGTATGGTGTTTTATGGAGAATCGAAAGATTGGAAACGGATTTTATTTATAGGTATGATTTTAACAGCAGTCATTGGGTTGAAATTGACGTCCTAA
- a CDS encoding multidrug efflux SMR transporter: MSRSWGLVILAGLIEILWAMGLKYSSNWISWVGVFFLIYLSFVVLLKAIEKVPVATAYAVFTGIGTAGTVLIEMIAFGEPFSWTKVFFILLLLVGVVGLKLVTTEPSEKEKEGAA; encoded by the coding sequence ATGAGTCGAAGTTGGGGACTTGTCATATTGGCAGGCCTTATTGAAATTTTGTGGGCGATGGGATTGAAGTATTCAAGTAACTGGATTTCTTGGGTTGGAGTTTTTTTCCTTATCTATTTATCTTTTGTTGTATTGCTTAAAGCTATCGAAAAGGTCCCAGTTGCTACAGCCTATGCAGTCTTTACAGGAATTGGAACAGCCGGTACGGTTCTGATTGAGATGATTGCTTTTGGAGAACCTTTTAGTTGGACGAAAGTCTTTTTCATTCTTTTACTTTTAGTTGGTGTAGTAGGATTAAAACTTGTTACAACAGAACCAAGCGAGAAAGAGAAAGAAGGTGCAGCATAA
- a CDS encoding TetR/AcrR family transcriptional regulator, whose translation MTSNRIKEVALNHFTKNGYEGTSMAQIADEVGIKKQSIYTHFKGKDELFLQVCSDVFDDELRFVIDFIENNTTRPIEDFLFGFLSDYKDRYEKNDNTKFWLRISFFPPTHLYEQVMKSVYEYLDQLEELLFPIMEKAMKDGKISSTTDAKRAVAAFLGVLDGILVEMLYGGPERSLKRLDASWYVYWRGLSKN comes from the coding sequence ATGACTTCAAATCGAATTAAGGAAGTTGCTCTTAATCATTTCACAAAAAATGGCTATGAAGGAACATCGATGGCACAGATTGCGGATGAGGTGGGAATTAAAAAACAATCGATCTATACGCATTTCAAAGGAAAAGATGAACTTTTTCTTCAGGTATGTAGTGATGTGTTTGATGATGAATTACGATTCGTGATCGATTTTATAGAAAATAACACAACTCGACCTATTGAGGATTTCTTATTTGGTTTCCTTTCGGATTATAAAGATCGATATGAGAAAAACGACAATACTAAATTTTGGCTTCGTATCTCATTTTTTCCGCCAACACATCTCTATGAACAGGTCATGAAATCTGTTTATGAATATTTGGATCAGTTAGAAGAACTTTTATTTCCTATTATGGAAAAAGCAATGAAAGATGGAAAAATCAGCTCCACCACCGATGCAAAGCGAGCTGTCGCTGCATTCTTAGGAGTATTAGATGGAATACTAGTTGAAATGTTATACGGCGGTCCAGAGCGATCGCTAAAACGATTAGATGCTTCTTGGTATGTATATTGGCGGGGATTATCGAAAAATTAG
- the guaD gene encoding guanine deaminase — MKKYTRIFQGTAFSSKSPKEIQILKEHLFCINANGMIERIVAPEDADYQPLLDTYQGGENFHRLADGQYFLPGFVDLHVHAPQWAQAGTALDIPLYDWLNTYTFPIESKFSDLNFAKNVYQDVVSTLLANGTTTALYFATVHKEASLLLAEICAEKGQRGLVGKVVMDHLEQTPDYYRDADTQTALADTEEFILAVKELAMRTKQGVYPVVTPRFIPSCTDDALKGLGELAAKHDTYVQSHCSESDWEHRYVQNRFNKNDAFALHDFGLLRDKSVMAHCNFLDDYDAELFAETGTAVCHCPISNAYFANSVIPIAHLHAKGVEIGLGSDISGGFSPSLFDNARQAVISSRMLEDGVNTALPAEERGVPNSRITINEAFYFATAGGGESVSLPIGRIAENYAWDVQIIDTTIETAKLPLYNANEDLQDIFQKIMYLVRPENIREVWVQGEKVHSRM, encoded by the coding sequence ATGAAAAAATATACGCGAATTTTCCAAGGGACTGCTTTTTCGAGTAAGTCACCAAAAGAAATCCAAATTTTAAAAGAGCATCTATTCTGTATTAATGCGAACGGAATGATTGAAAGAATCGTTGCCCCAGAAGATGCCGACTATCAACCATTATTGGATACTTATCAGGGTGGAGAAAACTTTCATCGTTTAGCTGACGGTCAGTATTTCTTACCTGGTTTTGTCGATTTGCATGTTCATGCTCCGCAGTGGGCTCAAGCTGGAACGGCATTAGATATCCCGCTCTATGATTGGTTAAACACGTATACCTTCCCAATTGAGTCTAAATTTTCAGATCTAAATTTTGCGAAAAATGTCTACCAAGATGTCGTAAGCACCCTGCTCGCGAACGGAACAACTACAGCGCTTTATTTTGCAACGGTCCATAAAGAAGCAAGTTTATTGCTTGCCGAAATATGTGCCGAAAAAGGGCAGCGGGGATTAGTGGGCAAAGTGGTGATGGATCATCTCGAACAAACTCCCGACTATTATCGTGATGCTGATACCCAAACAGCATTAGCAGATACGGAGGAATTTATTTTAGCAGTCAAAGAATTAGCTATGAGGACGAAACAGGGAGTTTACCCAGTTGTGACGCCACGCTTCATTCCAAGCTGTACCGACGATGCGTTAAAAGGTTTAGGAGAATTAGCAGCTAAGCATGATACTTATGTCCAATCGCACTGCAGCGAGAGTGATTGGGAGCATAGGTATGTGCAGAATCGTTTCAATAAAAATGATGCGTTTGCATTACATGATTTTGGTCTATTACGTGATAAGTCTGTCATGGCGCATTGTAATTTCTTAGATGATTATGACGCAGAGTTATTTGCTGAAACGGGTACTGCTGTTTGCCATTGTCCGATCTCAAATGCTTATTTTGCCAATAGCGTCATTCCCATCGCTCATTTGCATGCAAAAGGCGTTGAAATTGGTTTAGGCTCCGACATTTCTGGTGGTTTTTCACCCAGCCTTTTCGATAATGCCAGGCAAGCTGTGATATCATCGAGAATGTTAGAGGATGGTGTGAATACAGCCCTTCCTGCAGAAGAGCGCGGTGTGCCAAATTCCCGCATCACCATTAATGAAGCGTTCTATTTCGCAACTGCTGGCGGTGGTGAAAGTGTAAGCTTACCAATCGGCCGCATAGCTGAAAATTATGCGTGGGATGTCCAAATTATCGATACGACAATTGAGACGGCTAAACTGCCCCTATATAATGCAAATGAAGATTTACAGGATATTTTCCAAAAAATCATGTACCTTGTTCGACCGGAAAACATACGGGAAGTCTGGGTACAAGGCGAAAAAGTTCACTCTCGGATGTAA
- a CDS encoding MOSC domain-containing protein: MGKCKDDEVCGKVLAVSLSDQHTFSKENYKCIKLVEGFGVEGDAHFGTAVKHRSRVAQNPNQPNLRQVHLIHSELFDELRDRYDLKPGQMGENITTFGVNLLELPTDAILYIGEKARIKVTGLRNPCAQIDNFKPGLMKAVLDRDEKGNLIRKAGIMGIVLESGEVRPGDSIRIQLPPMPFKKLERV; the protein is encoded by the coding sequence ATGGGTAAATGTAAGGATGATGAGGTTTGTGGAAAAGTTTTAGCTGTAAGTTTAAGTGATCAGCATACATTTAGTAAAGAAAATTACAAATGTATAAAGCTAGTGGAAGGATTTGGGGTTGAAGGTGATGCCCATTTCGGTACGGCTGTTAAGCATCGCTCAAGAGTGGCACAGAACCCGAATCAACCTAATTTACGACAAGTCCATCTCATTCATTCTGAATTATTCGATGAGTTAAGAGACCGCTATGATCTAAAACCAGGACAAATGGGTGAAAATATTACAACTTTCGGGGTAAATCTATTAGAACTGCCTACTGACGCCATCTTGTATATTGGTGAAAAAGCAAGAATTAAAGTAACGGGATTACGGAATCCCTGTGCCCAAATAGATAATTTTAAGCCTGGTCTTATGAAAGCTGTTCTAGATAGAGATGAGAAAGGGAACCTAATCCGAAAAGCGGGAATCATGGGAATTGTATTAGAAAGTGGGGAGGTAAGGCCTGGTGATTCCATTCGGATCCAATTACCGCCTATGCCCTTTAAAAAACTAGAACGCGTTTAA
- a CDS encoding phosphodiester glycosidase family protein codes for MRRNWKKRILPITLSFALASSIMSPSLTSALGNFDLNSPLIQTPINEFQASLALGVLEKHYSFEGKDGKKIESFVVDVDVHNPSVSIEAGTPNDGTAFGLQPVRQQANAANGDKHQVVAAVNADFYNMATGEPLGVVYKDGQAVKAQYSSSQKFFGIKKSGEAVIGDAAVYEGMKDQLQEALGGNAILVKNGQIYQTPQTGADKEPRTAVGIKADGDVFFVVVDGRQEPYSSGISMPDLAQLMIDLGAVDALNLDGGGSSTFTTRELGGDNLEVDNQPSDRSERSVANSWLIVSKEPSDHLFDSAHIEPYDQSFTPGSTIVFTAKGRDKSMASAALPASGLTWALSDSSFGTIDENGKFLSNGKTGQLEIILNYQGNEVGKSIIKIAQPDEMFFTGSELTAAKNSEINLNLITKFQKRNVHWNAQDVEFDLPEGMGTIDESGVLHTGDKSVSGNITARLKGTSLTAQTKVSVGRLPEVLFDFEAGLEGWKPSVVGRGEKASLSLAEYPAPVRFGNQSLKLDFDFTNAQTGTTLGAYAGPGSNIAIPENPSSIGMWIYATPEAQGYWLRMNIVDVNGKTQTINLNQEKPGIDWTGWKYIEAEIPASFTGPFKISGTQAIRLMSTKSGITGPMTKGTIYIDNIRAVYGEKVDDLYPPVIQSINVEGKDFKTNAVNLKANVSEHEDDPFKTGIDWEKIRILVDGKDYSKSEGHFSYDMDGSVSLSGFKWADGTHQVTLMVPDKFGNQAIKSVYFTVNTGSAKIEIVKKQEQALLGDVVDLVVKAANPSEISGSSIKLQMDKIFPVENVTFSNGFNTSTSSYDASTGVLTLNLVNNGEAQAAADAATIQVRIPASTKEGSKVTYEMLEASLRYTMPKEENFVSTYSIKPASLEVKGAFELTVDPILIGKRAVMTVKNTNNELMGDVEIFAVIDDSKEPVLLGKTDEKGTLRVDTITNEVKKIDLYAVKDGKYSFKVNTQSYPPLAAKTEIKNIISTPTGDPYKEKGFTWMSSPLAKEKTAIQFARKKDFDKKGEQSLETITGSSSNQVFSGEQDPVKNGIVRVNEVTLKKLQQGTTYVYRVGDGENWSELQEFTTLSREQSFEFAVLGDTQSPSDLSDFTKILGDLDKKDLSFMIHVGDLIDESSKFKQWDDVLKVLSSYSNIRSTDLVSTLGNHEYMGDANGQLAKAIFNSPENGPEEDKGGTYSVDYNNMHISVLGYTDNTEILNKQLEWLKQDVKNSDKPWKILVTHKPPYYTNPFGGNEIMKQKLPPVVDELGIDIVFSGHDHSYGRTKKLKDGKEDPNGTVYVVTGTTGKKHYDAVADEKFDFVNMESIAVSLQTKVDKDQITITTITSDGKTIDQFTVKNEDYYEDQK; via the coding sequence ATGAGGAGAAATTGGAAAAAAAGGATCTTACCGATCACCCTGTCATTTGCTTTAGCAAGCAGTATTATGTCTCCAAGTCTTACATCAGCTTTAGGTAATTTCGATCTAAACTCACCTTTAATTCAAACACCCATCAATGAATTTCAAGCTAGTCTTGCCCTGGGTGTATTGGAAAAGCACTACAGCTTTGAAGGAAAAGACGGAAAAAAGATTGAGAGTTTCGTAGTGGACGTTGATGTACATAATCCTAGTGTATCTATTGAAGCAGGTACACCTAATGACGGGACAGCATTTGGCCTGCAGCCCGTTAGGCAGCAAGCCAATGCAGCAAATGGCGACAAGCATCAAGTAGTGGCGGCAGTGAATGCCGATTTTTACAATATGGCCACAGGTGAACCTCTCGGCGTTGTTTACAAAGATGGGCAGGCAGTGAAAGCTCAGTATTCATCATCACAAAAATTCTTCGGAATCAAGAAATCCGGCGAAGCCGTCATTGGTGACGCAGCTGTATATGAGGGTATGAAAGATCAATTGCAAGAAGCGCTAGGAGGTAATGCTATCCTCGTAAAAAATGGACAAATCTATCAAACTCCACAAACTGGAGCAGATAAAGAGCCCCGAACAGCAGTTGGGATTAAAGCAGACGGCGATGTATTTTTTGTCGTTGTGGATGGAAGACAAGAGCCTTATTCAAGCGGGATCTCCATGCCTGATTTAGCTCAATTAATGATAGATTTAGGGGCAGTCGATGCACTTAACCTTGACGGCGGCGGATCATCTACCTTTACAACCCGCGAACTAGGTGGCGATAACCTTGAGGTAGACAATCAGCCTTCTGACCGTTCAGAAAGAAGTGTAGCCAACTCTTGGCTGATTGTCTCAAAAGAGCCATCCGATCATCTTTTTGATTCAGCACATATCGAACCATATGACCAATCCTTTACCCCAGGTTCAACGATTGTCTTCACTGCCAAGGGAAGAGACAAATCCATGGCTTCAGCTGCATTGCCAGCTTCCGGTCTAACTTGGGCATTATCAGATTCATCCTTCGGCACTATCGATGAGAATGGAAAGTTTTTATCAAATGGGAAAACAGGTCAGTTGGAAATCATCTTGAACTATCAGGGAAATGAGGTCGGAAAAAGTATCATCAAAATTGCTCAGCCTGATGAGATGTTTTTTACTGGATCGGAGTTAACCGCAGCGAAAAACAGTGAAATCAATTTAAACTTAATCACAAAATTTCAAAAGAGAAATGTACACTGGAACGCTCAAGATGTCGAGTTTGACCTCCCTGAAGGAATGGGAACCATTGATGAATCTGGTGTGCTCCACACAGGAGACAAATCGGTTTCAGGGAATATTACAGCTCGCTTGAAGGGCACAAGTCTTACAGCACAAACCAAAGTTTCTGTTGGCAGGCTGCCTGAAGTTTTATTTGATTTTGAAGCAGGGCTTGAAGGATGGAAACCATCCGTTGTCGGCCGCGGTGAAAAAGCGTCACTAAGTTTGGCGGAATATCCGGCGCCAGTAAGATTTGGCAATCAATCCTTAAAACTGGATTTTGATTTTACTAATGCCCAAACCGGCACCACTCTAGGAGCCTATGCAGGGCCTGGATCGAACATCGCCATTCCGGAAAATCCCTCAAGCATTGGAATGTGGATCTACGCAACTCCGGAAGCACAAGGTTATTGGCTGAGAATGAATATTGTCGACGTTAACGGCAAAACTCAAACCATTAATCTTAATCAGGAAAAACCAGGGATTGATTGGACAGGCTGGAAATACATCGAGGCAGAAATACCAGCTTCCTTTACAGGTCCGTTCAAAATTTCGGGAACACAAGCAATAAGATTAATGTCCACGAAATCAGGAATCACCGGACCCATGACAAAAGGCACCATCTATATTGATAATATTAGAGCCGTATATGGCGAAAAAGTGGATGACTTATATCCACCGGTGATTCAATCGATAAACGTGGAAGGGAAAGATTTCAAGACAAATGCGGTCAATCTGAAAGCGAACGTGAGTGAACATGAAGACGATCCTTTTAAAACGGGAATTGATTGGGAAAAAATTAGAATTTTAGTAGATGGCAAAGACTACTCCAAATCCGAAGGTCATTTTTCATACGACATGGATGGGTCCGTCTCATTAAGTGGATTTAAATGGGCGGATGGAACACATCAGGTAACCCTTATGGTCCCTGATAAATTCGGAAACCAAGCTATTAAATCGGTCTATTTTACAGTGAACACTGGTTCAGCAAAGATTGAAATAGTTAAAAAACAGGAGCAAGCCCTACTGGGAGATGTAGTTGACCTAGTAGTGAAAGCTGCTAATCCATCTGAGATCTCAGGCTCTTCTATTAAACTGCAAATGGATAAAATCTTCCCAGTCGAAAATGTTACTTTTTCTAATGGGTTTAACACCAGTACCTCAAGCTATGATGCAAGTACTGGAGTTCTAACATTGAATCTAGTGAATAACGGCGAAGCTCAGGCCGCCGCTGATGCTGCAACGATTCAGGTTCGAATCCCTGCATCGACAAAAGAAGGCAGCAAAGTGACTTATGAAATGTTAGAAGCTAGCTTAAGATACACGATGCCAAAAGAAGAAAACTTCGTTTCAACGTATTCAATAAAGCCAGCCAGCTTAGAAGTAAAAGGTGCTTTTGAGCTAACGGTAGACCCTATCTTAATTGGAAAACGTGCTGTTATGACAGTAAAGAATACCAATAATGAATTAATGGGTGACGTGGAAATTTTCGCCGTCATAGATGACAGTAAAGAACCCGTTCTCCTAGGAAAAACAGATGAAAAAGGTACTCTTCGTGTGGATACTATCACAAATGAAGTGAAGAAAATCGATTTATATGCTGTCAAAGATGGGAAGTATTCATTTAAAGTGAACACGCAGTCTTATCCACCTCTAGCAGCTAAGACTGAAATAAAAAACATTATTTCTACTCCAACAGGAGACCCTTATAAAGAAAAAGGGTTCACATGGATGTCGAGCCCTTTAGCTAAAGAAAAAACCGCGATTCAATTTGCACGAAAAAAGGATTTTGACAAAAAGGGTGAGCAGTCACTTGAAACCATCACCGGATCATCCAGTAACCAAGTATTCTCCGGTGAGCAAGATCCTGTGAAAAATGGAATCGTCCGCGTAAATGAAGTAACATTAAAGAAATTGCAACAAGGTACAACCTATGTTTACCGTGTAGGAGATGGAGAGAACTGGTCAGAGCTGCAAGAGTTTACCACATTGAGCAGAGAGCAAAGCTTTGAATTTGCCGTTTTGGGTGATACGCAATCGCCGTCTGATTTAAGTGACTTTACGAAAATACTTGGGGATCTCGATAAAAAAGACTTATCGTTCATGATCCATGTAGGCGATCTTATCGATGAATCGTCAAAATTTAAACAATGGGATGACGTCTTAAAAGTCTTGAGCTCATACAGCAACATTCGTTCAACCGATCTTGTTTCAACGCTGGGAAATCATGAATACATGGGAGATGCAAATGGTCAACTGGCAAAAGCCATCTTTAACTCCCCCGAAAATGGACCTGAAGAAGACAAAGGCGGGACATATTCGGTTGATTACAATAACATGCACATTAGCGTATTAGGCTACACAGATAATACCGAGATACTGAACAAACAGTTGGAGTGGCTGAAACAGGATGTTAAAAATTCCGACAAACCTTGGAAAATCCTTGTGACACACAAACCTCCTTATTACACAAATCCGTTTGGCGGGAATGAAATCATGAAACAAAAACTGCCGCCGGTCGTCGATGAATTAGGGATAGATATCGTGTTCTCCGGGCATGATCATTCCTACGGCAGAACGAAAAAGCTAAAAGACGGGAAAGAAGATCCGAACGGAACGGTATATGTGGTCACCGGTACAACAGGTAAAAAACACTATGACGCTGTGGCAGATGAAAAATTTGATTTCGTCAACATGGAAAGCATCGCCGTTTCCTTACAAACCAAAGTGGACAAGGATCAAATCACCATCACCACGATCACATCTGATGGTAAAACCATAGATCAATTTACTGTTAAAAATGAAGATTATTATGAAGATCAAAAGTAG